From Amycolatopsis sp. cg9, one genomic window encodes:
- a CDS encoding SDR family NAD(P)-dependent oxidoreductase → MPSSSRVAVVTGAANGLGQEFSVALAGLGHRVAGWDIENQAETSARVIAAGGEFLPVTVDVTHPVAVEAAVEQVVDAFGALHIVVNNAGIYPPIAFEETTVDDWRAVLRLNLEGPFLVTSAALPHLRAAGWGRVVNIVSAVVFLGPPDLVAYTTSKAGLVGFTRSLAAAVGADGITVNAISPGLTSTATAARTTGAGGGFERVRARQVVPRTERPADLVSTLRYVCDEGSGFLTGQTLNVDGGSAFH, encoded by the coding sequence ATGCCGTCCAGCAGCCGGGTCGCCGTGGTCACCGGGGCCGCCAACGGGCTCGGCCAGGAGTTCTCCGTCGCCCTCGCCGGGCTCGGCCACCGCGTGGCCGGTTGGGACATCGAGAACCAGGCCGAGACGTCCGCGCGGGTGATCGCCGCGGGCGGGGAGTTCCTGCCGGTGACCGTCGACGTGACGCACCCGGTGGCCGTCGAGGCGGCGGTGGAGCAGGTCGTCGACGCGTTCGGCGCACTGCACATCGTCGTCAACAACGCCGGGATCTACCCGCCGATCGCCTTCGAAGAGACCACTGTGGACGATTGGCGCGCGGTCCTGCGGCTGAACCTGGAAGGCCCGTTCCTGGTCACCAGCGCCGCGCTGCCGCACCTGCGGGCGGCCGGCTGGGGCCGGGTCGTGAACATCGTGTCCGCGGTCGTCTTCCTCGGCCCGCCGGACCTGGTCGCCTACACGACCTCCAAGGCGGGGCTGGTCGGGTTCACCCGCTCGCTGGCCGCCGCCGTCGGCGCGGACGGCATCACGGTGAACGCCATCTCCCCCGGGCTGACATCGACCGCGACCGCCGCGCGGACGACCGGCGCGGGCGGCGGCTTCGAGCGGGTCCGCGCGCGGCAGGTCGTGCCCCGCACGGAACGCCCGGCGGACCTGGTCTCGACGCTGCGGTACGTGTGCGACGAGGGCAGCGGGTTCCTCACCGGCCAGACGCTCAACGTCGACGGCGGTTCGGCGTTCCACTGA